A genomic window from Chrysoperla carnea chromosome 3, inChrCarn1.1, whole genome shotgun sequence includes:
- the LOC123294908 gene encoding ATP-dependent DNA helicase Q1-like, which translates to MATEKLIAAYDLEINDIKREQQRLADRLKELTALREKAHDELMLSKSEKLMQKDWAGDDFKWSKKIQDVLKNKFRLDQFRQKQLACINAILSNQDVILLMPTGGGKSLCYQLPALVTNGMTIVISPLISLMEDQVMKLKQLNINAEMMSSTTDKTIIKNVHDALTNGKPDIRLVYVTPERLAKSKRLMSCLQKCYLRKGLDRIAIDEVHCCSQWGHDFRPDYKFLGVLKSMFPNVPLLGLTATATSRILIDVQKMLDISGCLVLKASFNRPNLYYEVRRKPSTQAECVKAIVDLLETKYNGKSGIIYANSIKEATDLVKELRGHGLKVGCYHADLEPDVRSKIHMRWHSQEYQAVVATVAFGMGIDKADVRFVIHHTIPKSMENFYQESGRAGRDDKAADCILFYKLSDVFRISGMVFSNKTGLTNLYNVIDYCIDSQRCRRSIIAKHFDEVWEACLCDAKCDHCRKPRESIEINITNYCRDIFKLLNHAAAQDQRLTAAKLLDAWFQQKGDTKLRLKNLSIPPISRDLGEDIVGYLLIQEYLKEDFHFTAYSTISYIRKGPKSVLAMEDNYQIKMMIPGKRKTGQDDIKTSTKRKNDTEINKTSSKKIKESIDLT; encoded by the exons AGAGATAAATGACATAAAAAGGGAACAACAACGATTAGCTGACAGATTAAAAGAGTTAACCGCACTTAGAGAAAAAGCTCACGATGAGTTAATGCTCTCGAAAAGTGAAAAACTTATGCAAAAAGATTGGGCTGGTGATG attttaagTGGAGTAAAAAGATTCAAGATGTACTTAAGAATAAATTCCGTTTAGATCAATTTCGACAAAAACAATTAGCTTGTATTAATGCGATTTTATCAAATCAAGATGTGATTTTATTGATGCCAACTGGTGGAGGAAAGTCTTTATGTTATCAATTGCCTGCTTTAGTCACAAATG GAATGACCATAGTAATTTCACCACTTATATCCTTAATGGAGGATCAAGTCATGAAATTAAAACAGTTAAATATCAACGCGGAAATGATGTCATCAACGACcgataaaacaattattaaaaatgttcacGATGCACTCACCAACGGAAAACCTGACATTCGCTTAGTTTATGTAACGCCAGAACGTTTAGCGAAAAGTAAACGTTTAATGTCCTGTTTACAAAAGTGTTATTTACGAAAAGGTTTAGATCGAATTGCAATCG atgAAGTCCACTGTTGTTCACAATGGGGTCATGATTTTCGGCccgattataaatttttaggtgTATTAAAATCAATGTTCCCAAATGTTCCACTATTAGGTTTAACTGCCACAGCGACATCACGTATTCTTATAgatgttcaaaaaatgttagatattTCTGGGTGTCTTGTATTAAAAGCATCATTTAACCGTCCAAATTTATATTACGAAGTACGTCGAAAACCATCGACTCAAGCGGAATGTGTGAAAGCTATTGTTGATTTGTTAGAAACGAAATATAATGGTAAATCGGGAATTATTTACGCGAATTCTATTAAAGAGGCTACGGATCTTGTTAAGGAGTTACGTGGACATGGCCTAAAAGTTGGCTGTTATCATGCGGATTTAGAACCAGATGTTCGTAGTAAAATTCATATGCGATGGCATTCACAGGAGTATCAAGCGGTTGTGGCAACCGTTGCTTTTGGAATGGGAATAGATAAAGCTGATGTAAGATTTGTTATACATCATACAATACCAAAaagtatggaaaatttttatcaagaaagTGGTCGAGCCGGACGGGATGATAAAGCAGCCGattgtatattgttttataaattgtcGGATGTATTTCGAATTAGTGGTATGGTCTTCTCAAATAAAACGGGCCTTACAAATTTATACAACGTTATTGATTATTGTATAGATAGTCAAAG ATGTCGACGGTCCATAATTGCCAAACATTTTGACGAAGTTTGGGAGGCATGTTTATGTGATGCTAAATGTGATCATTGTCGTAAGCCACGTGAATctatagaaattaatattaccAATTATTGtcgagatatttttaaattattaaatcatgcCGCCGCTCAAGATCAACGATTAACTGCTGCAAAACTTTTAGATGCTTG gtttCAACAGAAAGGTGATacaaaattaagattaaaaaactTATCAATACCTCCAATATCACGTGACTTGGGCGAAGATATCGTTGGATATTTATTAATCCAGGAATATTTAAAAGAGGATTTCCATTTTACAGCGTACAGTACAATTAGTTATATTCGTAAag GTCCAAAATCGGTATTAGCTATGGAagataattatcaaattaaaatgatgatACCTGGTAAACGAAAAACTGGACAAGATGACATAAAAACTTCTACAAAAAGGAAAAATGATACGGAAATAAATAAGACcagtagtaaaaaaattaaagaatctaTTGATTTAACATAG
- the LOC123294911 gene encoding magnesium-dependent phosphatase 1-like isoform X1: MPLWLTNYLKCHKMCINTLDSSTKMEKPKLIAFDLDYTLWPFWVDTHVRPPFRKTPEGAVKDSRDEKVKFYPEVPEVLKTLHQQGYILAVASRTPETAGANQLLKLFDWDKYFNYKEIYPGCKDKHFKQIQKNSGLQFSEMLFFDDEQRNIVDLSALGVTSILVDGGVTKDVVLQGLNKYRNEHCKK; encoded by the exons ATGCCGTTATGGCTcaccaattatttaaaatgccataaaatgtgtataaacacttt AGATTCTTCAACAAAAATGGAGAAACCAAAATTAATTGCCTTCGATTTGg attataCATTATGGCCATTTTGGGTAGATACCCACGTTAGACCCCCATTTAGAAAAAC accTGAAGGTGCTGTTAAGGATTCAAGAGatgaaaaagttaaattttatccAGAAGTACCAGAGGTTTTAAAAACCCTTCACCAGCAAGGATACATATTAGCTGTCGCTTCACGAACTCCTGAAACGGCTGGAGCaaatcaacttttaaaattattcgattgggataaatattttaactacaaAGAAATCTATCCGGGATGcaaagataaacattttaaaca gattcaaaaaaattctggTCTACAATTTTCTGAAATGTTGTTTTTCGATGATGAGCAACGTAATATTGTGGATCTAAGTGCACTTGGAGTAACATCAATTTTAGTAGATGGTGGTGTCACAAAGGATGTTGTCTTACAAGGTCTTAACAAATATCGAAACGAACATTGtaaaaaatag
- the LOC123294909 gene encoding queuine tRNA-ribosyltransferase accessory subunit 2, with protein sequence MKFKVTQKSRTNSSRLGCLSGAERLPDKELETPLVMLYTKGGSIPHITHEVLQLITKECQTIQIPLVSTVQFVQPIGAWDRPLADFIGLTEYVTCVTVQDPGDFTPSGKHKQDSVPIWTRSGKVDISPNKYMDMIEKFKPDMYYALSDGDTNVSSPKKRTQKSVDRTLQFFEKCSQRHIKSDILKKKMFIAAIAGGFNVIERQRCIRSLLKNENILSVSGFLIDGIHNNGPELELLNFTEVKPVLDETLKMLPEDKLRSVHGCWNPLAVINLVQMGVDVFDTSFPYIVTERSAALTFNYRPSDGEISEKFEINLRDLSYASSFEPLYAHCACLACRKHTRAYIYHLLNVQELLGTVLLTIHNLHHYLEFFKQIRDSIRTQTLDDLQEWIQRQYLEYQRSLLECKPLLESRNMETDMNDINGDTIYNNSQPNQQPN encoded by the exons ATGAAATTTAAAGTAACCCAAAAATCAAGAACAAACTCATCTCGATTAGGATGTTTATCTGGAGCAGAGCGACTTCCTGATAAAGAGCTTGAAACACCACTTGTTATGTTATATACAAAA gGAGGCAGTATTCCACATATCACACACGaagttttacaattaattaccAAAGAATGCCAAACAATTCAAATACCTTTAGTGAGTACCGTTCAGTTTGTACAACCGATTGGTGCCTGGGATCGACCTTTAGCTGATTTTATTGGATTAACGGAATATGTTACTTGTGTAACGGTACAAGATCCTGGGGATTTTACACCGTCTGGTAAACATAAACAGGATTCGGTACCGATTTGGACACGTTCTGGCAAAGTTGATATCTCACCTAATAA ATACATGGATATGATAGAAAAATTTAAGCCCGACATGTATTATGCATTATCCGATGGCGATACAAATGTTTCCAGTCCAAAAAAACGTACCCAAAAATCGGTGGATCGTACATTACAATTCTTCGAAAAATGTTCACAACGTCATATTAAATCggacattttaaaaaagaaaatgttcatTGCTGCCATAGCGGGTGGTTTTAATGTGATCGAAAGACAACGATGTATTCGATCGCTATTGAAGAATGAAAATATTCTATCTGTTTCTGGATTCTTAATCGATGGCATACACAATAATGGTCCTGAATtagaattgttaaattttacagaAGTGAAGCCTGTGTTAgatgaaacattaaaaatgttACCGGAGGATAAGTTACGTTCAGTCCATGGATGTTGGAATCCGTTGGCTGTTATTAATTTGGTACAAATGGGAGTGGATGTATTTGATACATCGTTTCCTTATATTGTCAcag aacGTTCCGCTGCATTAACATTCAATTATCGTCCATCAGATGGAGAAATtagtgaaaaatttgaaataaatttacgtGATTTATCATACGCTTCAAGTTTTGAACCACTCTACGCTCATTGCGCATGCTTAGCATGTCGTAAACATACACGTGCCTACATCTATCATTTATTAAACGTACAAGAGTTGTTAGGGACCGTTCTACTCACCATCCATAACTTACATCATTACTTAGAATTCTTTAAACAAATCCGGGACTCAATACGAACCCAAACGTTAGACGATTTACAGGAATGGATTCAACGACAATATTTGGAGTATCAACGTAGTTTGTTGGAATGTAAACCGTTATTGGAATCACGGAATATGGAAACGGATATGAATGATATTAATGGCGATacgatttataataatagtcaACCGAACCAACAACCGAATTAA
- the LOC123294911 gene encoding magnesium-dependent phosphatase 1-like isoform X2 — MEKPKLIAFDLDYTLWPFWVDTHVRPPFRKTPEGAVKDSRDEKVKFYPEVPEVLKTLHQQGYILAVASRTPETAGANQLLKLFDWDKYFNYKEIYPGCKDKHFKQIQKNSGLQFSEMLFFDDEQRNIVDLSALGVTSILVDGGVTKDVVLQGLNKYRNEHCKK, encoded by the exons ATGGAGAAACCAAAATTAATTGCCTTCGATTTGg attataCATTATGGCCATTTTGGGTAGATACCCACGTTAGACCCCCATTTAGAAAAAC accTGAAGGTGCTGTTAAGGATTCAAGAGatgaaaaagttaaattttatccAGAAGTACCAGAGGTTTTAAAAACCCTTCACCAGCAAGGATACATATTAGCTGTCGCTTCACGAACTCCTGAAACGGCTGGAGCaaatcaacttttaaaattattcgattgggataaatattttaactacaaAGAAATCTATCCGGGATGcaaagataaacattttaaaca gattcaaaaaaattctggTCTACAATTTTCTGAAATGTTGTTTTTCGATGATGAGCAACGTAATATTGTGGATCTAAGTGCACTTGGAGTAACATCAATTTTAGTAGATGGTGGTGTCACAAAGGATGTTGTCTTACAAGGTCTTAACAAATATCGAAACGAACATTGtaaaaaatag